One genomic region from Enterobacter hormaechei ATCC 49162 encodes:
- the wcaM gene encoding colanic acid biosynthesis protein WcaM — protein MLKKITRRRFVSSLSALAAMPLLSPRAVRAATGKTVSVDRYNNHDWIAAFKQAFTEGDTVVVPAGLTCENINTGIFIPDGKTLLIRGALKGNGRGRFVLQEGCKVIGEGEGRTHNITLDVRGSDCVIKGLAMSGFGPVTQIYIGGKKPRVMRNLLIDNINVSQANYAILRQGFHNQVDGARITNSKFSHLQGDAIEWNVAINDRNILISDHVIDNINCTNGKINWGIGIGLAGSTYDNDYPEQQTVKNFVVANITGSNCRQLVHVENGKHFVIRNIKASNITPDFSKKAGIDNATVAIYGCDNFVIDNVDMVNSAGMLIGYGVIKGDYLSIPQNFKLNDIRLDNRALAYKLRGIQISSGNATSFVAITNVNMQRATLELHNKPQHLFLRNINVMQEAATGPALKMNFDLRKDVRGKFMAKNETLLSLANIHAVNEKGQSSVDIDRVDQHVVNTERLNFALPHR, from the coding sequence ATGCTGAAAAAGATTACCCGACGCCGATTTGTCTCTTCTTTATCCGCCCTGGCTGCCATGCCGCTGTTGTCGCCCCGCGCTGTGCGGGCGGCGACCGGGAAGACGGTTTCTGTCGATCGCTACAACAATCACGACTGGATCGCCGCCTTTAAGCAGGCGTTTACCGAGGGCGATACCGTTGTTGTTCCCGCCGGGTTAACCTGTGAAAACATCAATACCGGCATCTTTATTCCTGACGGGAAAACTCTGCTGATCCGCGGTGCGCTGAAGGGCAACGGCCGCGGGCGGTTTGTGCTTCAGGAAGGCTGCAAGGTCATTGGGGAAGGAGAGGGACGCACACATAACATCACGCTGGACGTGCGTGGCTCCGACTGCGTCATTAAGGGGCTGGCAATGAGCGGCTTCGGCCCCGTCACCCAGATCTACATCGGCGGCAAGAAGCCGAGGGTGATGCGCAATCTGCTCATTGATAATATTAATGTGTCACAGGCGAACTACGCCATTCTGCGACAGGGTTTCCATAATCAGGTGGACGGTGCGCGCATTACCAACAGTAAATTCAGTCATTTGCAGGGTGATGCGATTGAGTGGAACGTAGCGATTAACGACCGCAATATCTTGATCTCTGACCATGTTATCGACAACATCAACTGCACAAACGGCAAGATCAACTGGGGCATAGGCATTGGGCTGGCTGGCAGTACCTACGACAATGACTATCCGGAACAGCAGACCGTTAAAAACTTCGTGGTGGCAAATATCACCGGCAGCAACTGTCGGCAGTTGGTCCATGTCGAAAACGGTAAACACTTTGTGATCCGGAATATCAAGGCCAGCAATATTACTCCTGACTTCAGTAAAAAAGCCGGAATTGATAACGCGACGGTAGCTATTTATGGCTGTGATAATTTCGTTATTGATAATGTCGATATGGTGAACAGCGCCGGAATGCTAATCGGCTATGGCGTGATTAAGGGCGATTATCTCTCAATACCGCAGAACTTCAAACTTAACGATATTCGCCTTGATAACCGAGCGCTTGCGTATAAGCTGCGCGGGATCCAGATTTCCTCCGGCAATGCCACGTCGTTTGTTGCCATCACCAACGTCAACATGCAGCGCGCAACGCTTGAGCTGCACAACAAGCCACAGCACCTTTTCTTGCGTAATATCAACGTGATGCAGGAGGCAGCGACGGGGCCTGCACTTAAGATGAACTTCGATTTGCGCAAAGACGTGCGCGGGAAGTTTATGGCTAAAAACGAGACGCTGTTGTCACTGGCGAACATTCATGCAGTAAATGAAAAGGGTCAGAGTTCGGTCGATATTGATCGGGTCGATCAACACGTGGTGAATACGGAACGGTTGAATTTTGCGCTGCCACACAGGTAA
- the galF gene encoding GalU regulator GalF codes for MINLKAVIPVAGLGMHMLPATKAIPKEMLPIVDKPMIQYIVDEIVAAGIKEIVLVTHSSKNAVENHFDTSYELEALLEQRVKRQLLAEVQSICPPGVTIMNVRQAQPLGLGHSILCARPVVGDNPFIVVLPDIIIDTASADPLRYNLAAMVARFNETGRSQVLAKRMKGDLSEYSVIQTKEPLETEGQVSRIVEFIEKPDQPQTLDSDLMAVGRYVLNADIWAELEKTEPGAWDRIQLTDAIAELGKKQSVDAMLMTGDSYDCGKKMGYMQAFVNYGLRNLKEGAKFRSRIEKLLANS; via the coding sequence ATGATTAATTTGAAAGCAGTCATACCGGTAGCGGGTTTGGGCATGCACATGTTGCCCGCCACAAAGGCCATTCCTAAAGAGATGCTGCCGATCGTTGACAAGCCGATGATTCAGTACATCGTCGACGAGATTGTTGCTGCGGGGATCAAAGAAATCGTTCTGGTGACGCACTCTTCGAAGAATGCCGTTGAGAACCACTTCGACACCTCTTATGAACTCGAAGCGCTGCTTGAGCAGCGCGTTAAGCGTCAGCTTCTGGCAGAAGTGCAGTCTATTTGTCCTCCTGGCGTGACCATCATGAACGTGCGTCAGGCACAGCCACTGGGTCTGGGCCACTCTATCCTGTGCGCCCGCCCGGTGGTAGGGGATAACCCGTTCATCGTCGTTCTGCCGGATATCATTATTGATACCGCTTCCGCCGATCCTCTGCGTTACAACCTGGCGGCAATGGTCGCGCGCTTCAATGAGACGGGCCGCAGCCAGGTGCTGGCGAAACGTATGAAGGGCGATCTCTCTGAGTATTCTGTTATTCAGACTAAAGAGCCACTGGAGACGGAAGGGCAGGTGAGCCGTATCGTTGAGTTTATCGAAAAACCCGATCAGCCGCAGACCCTGGACTCCGATCTGATGGCGGTAGGCCGTTATGTCCTGAATGCGGATATCTGGGCTGAACTGGAAAAAACCGAGCCGGGCGCCTGGGATCGTATCCAGCTGACCGATGCGATTGCTGAGCTGGGGAAAAAGCAGTCGGTTGATGCGATGCTGATGACCGGTGACAGCTACGATTGCGGTAAGAAAATGGGGTATATGCAGGCATTTGTGAACTATGGCCTGCGTAACCTGAAGGAAGGGGCGAAGTTCAGAAGCCGGATTGAGAAGTTACTGGCTAACAGTTGA